The Prionailurus viverrinus isolate Anna chromosome B1, UM_Priviv_1.0, whole genome shotgun sequence genome includes the window gcagggtggggaggtggcCTCCAGGGCACTGACTCAGGCACAGGTTGTGCAAGCCAAGCAAGAAGAACAGGGTAGGCCCTTGCTACTTCACACCTTTCAGGGAAGTGGCCAcctggtgtggggggtgggggggggggggggaggagggcatgATGCCCCTCATACTCCCCCTCTGTTTTCTAGGCTGGTGTTTGGGATGCTGTACCCAGCTTATGCTTCCTACAAGGCTGTGAAGACCAAGAACATACGTGAATATGTGAGTGTGGCTGTGGGCAGGAGAGCTTGGTTCAGGTTGGATGGGATGACAGTCAACCTTGGGGGGTATGGTAGGCCTTGGCAAGGTGGGGATGGTCTGACCtggcctccccttcctccaggagCATAAGCAGGTGCGTGTAGAGTGGGTGTGGTTGGAGGGCAGGCTATGGGGGTGCCTGTGCAGAATCTTGTGGGTGAAGCTTCTTGGGGGTGGGTACAGGAATGAGTGGCAGTTTCTCAGAGGCACCTCTCtagggccagccaggtgccaggAGAATGCAGTAGGACAGGCTCTCTGGAATCTCTGGGTCAGCCTGGGACAGGGGAGTTGGCTCTGCAGGCTCAGCTGTTGGCCtctgacacccccacccccacccccaggtgcgGTGGATGATGTACTGGATAGTCTTTGCACTGTTCATGGCAGTGGAAACCTTCACAGACATCTTTATTTCCTGGTATGCATGCAGGGGGGCTGTGGGCTGTGGGGAGATGATGGCCCACTCTTGGCCCAGCTCCCTGGCTGACCTTACTCCCGCTGTGCTCTGACAGGTTCCCTTTCTACTATGAGATCAAGATGGCCTTTGTGCTATGGCTGCTCTCGCCTTACACCAAAGGGGCCAGCCTGCTTTACCGAAAGTTTGTCCACCCATCCTTATCCCGTCATGAGAAGGTACTTcagggggagccagggagggaaaCATAGGGGTGGGTGTGAAGGAAAGAGCCTTGGACTCGGGGTTCAGGACGCTGGGTGAAACCTGGGTTCTAATCTAACTCCTGCTGCCCTTCAGCTGTGGGACCTTGATAGAACCTagccttcttcctcttctgtgataATCAAATGGGGGCACAGGTGAATGAGCATTTGAAGGTGTGAAACACCAGCTGGAAGTTGTGTTGGGGATGGTGGGAGGAGGCTGAGCGTGGTCATTCACTGAAGCATGGGAATGTCTGCTCTTGGTGTGGTTGCTAGTGCACTGTaggcaggggtgggcagggaggcatGGCACGCACTGGCTTCTCTGGGGCTGCAAAGGAGGAGTGACTTCAGTCTTCAGGTGTCCACCTGAGCTCTCTCCCCTTCCCGGCCCCTACAGGAGATTGACACCTGCATCGTGCAGGCCAAGGAGCGCAGCTATGAGACGATGCTCAGCTTTGGGAAACGGGGCCTCAACATTGCTGCTTCAGCTGCTGTACAGGCTGCCACCAAGGTACCTTGGGTCCCAGCCCTTCAGCAGTCCTCCCAACCTCGTGCCTTTTGGGCAAGTCCAGCTCTCTATCAGGGAGCTGAGAGAGAACAGCTGACCATGCCAGGGAACAGGATGAGAGGTGACAGTGGGGTGTTGGCAGGAGCATGGAGCGGGAAGTTGACTTCCTTGGCTGGGATAGTGACTGAGTGGTTGCTCctgctctctgggcctgtttcctgtTGGTGCCACAAAGGCACGGGGCTAGAAGGTCACTGGGTTGCTTTTAGTTCTGAGGCCTATGCCCCAGTGATTACCCACCAGTCAGCCCTTGATTTTCCTGAGTAGCTGCCCCAACTCAGACCCCTTCCTACTAGCATCCCCTGCCCCATTCCTCCAGGTGATACAGTGGTTCCCCATCACTTGCAGAGTCAGGGTGCACTGGCCGGAAGGCTGCGGAGCTTCTCCATGCAGGACCTGCGCTCCATCCCTgatgcccctgcccctgcctacCAGGATCCCCTCTACCTGGAGGACCAGGTACCTCGCCGCAGGCCGCCCATCGGTAAGTGGACAGAGAGATCCAGAGCTGTTCCGGAAGGAATGCCTCTTCCATGCAAACTGTGGCTTCCCTAAGGGTTAGAAGAAGGTCTATCTTGGCCCTGGGCCTTCAGACTATGGAAATGCCCAGCTTTGCCTCCCTGGCCTCCTTCTCCTCTATACAGGGTATAGGGCAGGGGGCCTGCAGGACAGCGACACTGAGGATGAGTGTTGGTCAGATACAGAGGCAGTCTCCCAGCCACCTGCCCGGCCCCGAGAGAAGCCTCTGAGCCGCAGCCAGAGCCTGCGTGTGGTCAAGAGGAAGCCACCCATGCGGGAGGTCAGTGGCAAGGAAGGCGCAAGGGAGGTGGGCTGTCCAGGTACTTAGCCTACACCTCTCAGGTTGTGCCTGCCCTCTCCCTGCAGGGCACCTCGCGCTCACTGAAGGTTCGGACAAGGAAAAAGACCATTTCCTCAGACATGAACAGCTAGGGTCTTCAGAGCCTGGCTCAGTCTTACCTCTTGCCTTGTGGAGCACCGGGTGCTGTTTGGAGGGGACCTCTGGCTGCATGTCTGACCTACCTGCACCAGCTGCTCAGGCTCTGCCCCCTCAGCTCCTGCTGCTGGCTAAGGGCTGGGTGCTGCCC containing:
- the REEP4 gene encoding receptor expression-enhancing protein 4 isoform X1 is translated as MVSWMICRLVVLVFGMLYPAYASYKAVKTKNIREYVRWMMYWIVFALFMAVETFTDIFISWFPFYYEIKMAFVLWLLSPYTKGASLLYRKFVHPSLSRHEKEIDTCIVQAKERSYETMLSFGKRGLNIAASAAVQAATKSQGALAGRLRSFSMQDLRSIPDAPAPAYQDPLYLEDQVPRRRPPIGYRAGGLQDSDTEDECWSDTEAVSQPPARPREKPLSRSQSLRVVKRKPPMREGTSRSLKVRTRKKTISSDMNS
- the REEP4 gene encoding receptor expression-enhancing protein 4 isoform X2, translating into MLYPAYASYKAVKTKNIREYVRWMMYWIVFALFMAVETFTDIFISWFPFYYEIKMAFVLWLLSPYTKGASLLYRKFVHPSLSRHEKEIDTCIVQAKERSYETMLSFGKRGLNIAASAAVQAATKSQGALAGRLRSFSMQDLRSIPDAPAPAYQDPLYLEDQVPRRRPPIGYRAGGLQDSDTEDECWSDTEAVSQPPARPREKPLSRSQSLRVVKRKPPMREGTSRSLKVRTRKKTISSDMNS